One window of the Primulina eburnea isolate SZY01 chromosome 18, ASM2296580v1, whole genome shotgun sequence genome contains the following:
- the LOC140819950 gene encoding fatty acyl-CoA reductase 2, chloroplastic-like produces MEESRDSYGGIGIIEFFKGKNIFITGATGFLGKVLVEKILRSTLVGKIYVLIKAKSKEEVADRLTNEIINSELFKCLREKHGKSYASFVREKLIPIAGNITEPNLGMDNDSVNVIMKEVDLIIESAACANINDRYDLLIDSNCNAPQRLMRFAKSCKNLKLFAHISTAYVNARNEGLILEEPLTMGESMRNKEDENGTGPCSFPRLDLGDELWLLTRSCASSQDESVDVTEYLRKLAQERAEFYGWDNAYQMTKAMGEMVIHEIKGDVPTLIIRPSIIESCYQDPFPGWIQGNRVIDPVIRSFGKGQLPAFLADPQVCIDIVPMDMVTNTTIAAIAKHGISMKPETSVYHVASGDKNPLKICDFFEIIHEYFVSTSFASSKHESHAIRKIKFFNNFNDLSEYTRREIWEHHQSRNNAVGTDEKIVQKQCKAKVAYAEQLCKLYEFSGFMKARFHTGNTQKLLQEMSEEELLSFEIDVTKIEWRKYFQEIHIPGLRKNVFND; encoded by the exons ATGGAAGAATCCAGGGACAGTTACGGCGGAATAGGGATCATTGAGTTTTTCAAAGGAAAGAACATATTTATTACAGGTGCCACGGGCTTTCTTGGAAAAG TCCTCGTGGAGAAGATATTAAGATCGACACTGGTGGGAAAGATCTACGTATTAATCAAGGCAAAGAGTAAGGAAGAAGTAGCAGACAGATTGACAAATGAA ATCATAAACTCCGAGTTATTCAAATGTCTACGAGAAAAACATGGGAAATCATACGCTTCATTTGTGAGGGAAAAGTTGATCCCGATCGCGGGAAATATTACGGAACCTAACCTGGGAATGGATAATGATTCTGTAAATGTGATTATGAAGGAAGTAGATTTGATTATTGAATCTGCAGCTTGCGCAAACATTAATGACAG GTATGACTTGTTAATTGATTCCAATTGCAATGCCCCGCAAAGATTGATGAGGTTTGCCAAATCTTGCAAGAACCTCAAACTTTTTGCCCACATATCGACTG catATGTTAACGCAAGAAATGAGGGGCTGATCTTGGAAGAGCCGTTGACTATGGGAGAAAGTATGAGAAATAAGGAAGATGAGAATGGTACTGGTCCATGTTCATTTCCTCGGCTAGATTTGGGCGACGAGTTATGGCTGTTGACGAGATCGTGCGCATCGTCTCAAGATGAAAGTGTCGACGTTACCGAATATTTGAGGAAGCTGGCACAAGAAAG AGCAGAATTTTATGGATGGGATAATGCTTATCAAATGACAAAAGCTATGGGGGAGATGGTTATCCATGAAATAAAAGGAGATGTACCTACTCTCATTATTAGACCCTCTATCATCGAAAGTTGTTACCAAGACCCCTTCCCAGGATGGATACAAGGAAATAG GGTGATTGATCCTGTGATTCGTTCTTTTGGCAAAGGCCAACTTCCAGCATTTTTGGCCGATCCCCAAGTTTGTATAGACATT GTTCCGATGGACATGGTGACGAATACAACAATTGCAGCAATTGCAAAGCATGGAATTTCAATGAAGCCAGAAACGAGTGTATACCATGTGGCATCCGGTGACAAAAAccctttgaaaatttgcgattTTTTCGAAATAATTCACGAATACTTCGTTTCGACGTCGTTTGCGAGTTCAAAACACGAAAGCCATGCAATTAGGAAAATTAAGTTTTTCAACAATTTTAATGACTTGTCTGAATACACCCGACGCGAGATATGGGAGCATCACCAGTCCAGAAACAACGCAGTTGGGACAGAtgaaaaaatagttcaaaaacAATGCAAAGCAAAGGTTGCATACGCCGAGCAACTTTGCAAGTTGTATGAGTTCTCAGGATTCATGAAAGCAAG GTTCCATACAGGAAATACTCAGAAATTATTACAAGAAATGTCCGAAGAAGAGCTACTCAGCTTTGAAATAGATGTGACAAAAATAGAATGGAGAAAGTATTTTCAAGAAATTCACATTCCCGGTTTGCGAAAAAATGTATTTAATGATTAA